TTGTCGAACATGTGCAGACTTGTAGTTAAATTACACATCATCTGACTATCATATCGAAATAATACATTTTATTTATAATAACTAtaacaaataaaaaatatattatttttaaaatatgacCAATTACTATAGTCAACTCAATCGGAGTAAATCACAGGTTCAATAAATTTAATATAATCACTATTTTATGTTATTTTAGCTAATAACTTTAACCAACACCGTTGGAATGCTATTAAGAGTTAGAGAAGACGATACAAGAATTCCCTCTATTTTTTAGAACATATAAAAAATAACATAGTGAATTTTTACAAGTTTTAGATTAGCGGAAAGACACGAGAATAAAATCAGATTATTTGCAATTCTATAACTCATGTAAAATGTGAACGAGATTAGATTAGTTCACGTGTTTAAAGTCTTCAACAATTgacataattttcaaaaattaatctaaAATAAGTTATTTTTATCTTGATCGTAAATTAACTGAGAATAAGTTATTTTTATTTTGATCGCAAATTGAACGAGCATAAGTTATCTTTATCTTGTGCGCATAAATTTATAGCATCATTCGTTAAATGTGCGGGATAAATAATATTTATGAATGAACTTATGGGCACCATTCAGTAAATTCGCGGGATAAACAGTATTTCATTTATATACTTATGAGTATCATTCGATTAATAGTGAATCATTTACGAACCTCTTTAAATATTTTCAACTTTTTTATATGCATACTTATTTCATATTAATTTGTAACATCGACATATATCATACTATAATAGAAAAACCtcaataaatattatttaattcaTTCGATAATCAACCGTATTCGGTAAATATCGTATAGGACTGGGTCTGAGGAGGGTATAACGTCCTGACTTACCCTCGTTCCAAAGAATAAAAAACTGTTTGTACAAAAAACTCCCGACTTGTGTGCATATATATGTGTTCCCGGcaaaaattaatatataataatatataaaaatacgTATAATAAGCGAGACAATACCTTCACTCGTTGTTTTCTTCACAAAAGTAAACACAAAAAAAGAGTTTTTGATGACATTTATTTAGAGAAAACTTTGATGACATCTTTAATTAGCAATTACTATAAGCACAAAAGTAAATAAAACCCTAACATATCTACATTACAACAAACTGTACAACAGGCTTCAATTTTCTAATACAAACGCGACTCTCGAATTGTTGAGCACGCTTTTACGGGAGCAATTCAGTTAGGTTGTTGGTCACCTATACATACACCGTTCTCCAggtatactatatatacatacacactcTTTCAATTTCAGAATTGTTAATTTGCTGTTTTCTCGTTTTTTGGggttttatttgatttttggatgtgtgttaatgttTGTGTGTATATCTAGGTTTGTAATTCCGTGTGGATTAATTGCGGTGTGTGATTATTTGTTGTTTGTTAATGATCAGTGATTGTGTGATATTGTAAAGTTAATTGCAATTGTTGTATTGCcaatttgagagagagagagagtttatATTAATAGCAATTGTAGTATTGCCTGAGAgatagagagatagagagagagagagagggagagggggagggagagggagagggggAGGGGGGGGGGGGGCGGGCCAGAGAGAGAGTTACATTAATAACAATTGTTGTATTACCTGGAGAGAGAgattagagatatatatatatatatagatagatagagagagagggagagagagagttTATATTAATAGCAATTGTAGTATTGCCTGagagatagatagatagatagataggtAGAGAGAGAGatagggagagggagagggagagggagagagagagagggagggagagggagagggagagagagagagggagagggagagggagaaggggagggggagagggggagagagagagagagagagagagagagagagaaagagggagagggagggagagagagagagagttatATTAATAACAATTGTTGTATTACCCGGAGAGAGAGATTGGAGaaagatatatatatagatagagaGAGAGGAGTTAGTTTATAGGTCTCAGTTAAAAACAGTTTTAGTGGGAGAACACATGTAGACAGTTTTAATAGGTGTTCTGACGCTGAAATAGTATTCAGTTGGGCGTGACCGtagatatatataatatgatGATATGACTATGATTAATTTTAGGAGGACCAAGGGGTGGGGTGTTGGTCCATGGTAAATGAACCTGGTTAATGGGAATAGGAAGCTTGATTATGTGTGCTAGTGTTTGGATGAACAAATGACAATGTTGTTAAAGtgaaataatttaatatgaactTCATTCCTGTTAAACGGGTTAATCATTGTTAACATTTTAACGTACTCCTTAGTAATCCATTCCGGATTACCGTTCCCCTCAATAAGTAAAATGAGAACTAGATTCTGCAATGAGGTTACCTGCTTATGTTCTTTTTTATATTGCGTGCTATGGAATCATATTTGCAGTATTGCCTGTTCGTAGATATCTGTAGAGGGAAATGGCCGGAAGAAATCGCGGTGGACCTCCTTTTGCGATGAAAGGTACCCCTCACGCTGGACTACCTCCTGGTCATGAACCTCCCTATGGTAGGAACCTTGGTCCAGTGCCACATCCTGCATTTCTTGACGAGATGAGAGAATCCCAGTTTCGGATGGATCACAGACACCTTCCTCCCCATCCTGCTATTATTGAGGAGCGTCTTGCTGCGCAACACCAGGATATTCAAGCCCTCTTAGCTGATAACCAGAGGTTTGCTGCTACTCATGTTGCACTTAAGCAGGAGTTGGAAGCGGCTCAACATGAGCTTCAGCGAACAGATCATATTGCTCGTGCAATGCACGCGGAGAAGGATATGCAGATGAGGGAGTTAGTTGATAATGCTGTCAAATTGGAACAAGAACTTCATGGGGTGGAGGCCATGAGGGCTGAGCTTATGAAGTTACATGCTGATATCAAGGACTTAACTGCTGATAGACAAAAGCTTACTGCTCAGGTCCAAGCAATGTCTCAAGAAATGGGGAGAGCTACTGCTGAGCTGCAGCAGATTCCGGCCGTGAAAGCTGAAATTGAAGGACTCAAACAGGAGTTGCTGCGAGCAAGGTAATTTTCAACACTTAGTAGATACTTTTGTTTTTGGAAATTAACAATAATATACTTGACAGGTCTTTACGAGTATAAAGGCTTGTGAGTTCTGAATTGCAAATGTTATTAAAGCAGTTCTAATTGATACTGTATGGATAAAAAATTGTGCACTTTTTTATACCTAGCCTTAATAAATTGAAATGAGAAGTTGGATTAATCTCAATATATAGCTAATTATTAATGAATTCAAGGCCTTGCGCGACTGTGACATTTGGACATGGTTGTTGACCTTGATGCTCATTCCTCAGTCCTTTTGTATGTCTTCTAGGGGTCGTTTGTTTCGCTGGTATCAGGAATCAGGTTTGGGGTTAGAATAAACAAAACCTATCCCCATGTTTGgttcaattttttttattcttaCACCCATACCTCAAACCCacaaaatattagtttttgataCCTTAGGGGGGAGAAGGGTATGAGGAATCAATTTCAATATTATTCTCACTCCATCCGACAAAcgttttaattattaaaaataattttatatacaaaaaaatgttattaataataaaaatattatatatatttttacaatataataatttattttattaataactTAGTATTATTTAAAATTCATTCCAACATTTAACCAAACACATGATATAAGATGAACTTTTAAACGTATATCACCTTAACCTGATTCCTAATACCAAACCCATACCATCTCGTGAACCAAACGACCCCTAGTTCTTTGCATACCTTCCAAAGCCTTTTTAACTATTTAATTCCACAAACAACTAATTTACTAGAATAATTGTCTTCACAATGATTAGCAAAGTTTATCTTCTACTGGCTAATAGGGCTACAATTGAGTACGAGAAGAAGGGATATGCGGAAAATTATGAGCATGGTCAAATGATGGAGAAGAAGTTAGTTACGATGGCCCGAGAGTTGGAAAAACTTCGTGCTGAGATGGCTAATGCAGAAAAAAGAGCTCGTGCTGCTGCAGCTGTTGGAAATCCAGGTATGTTTTTTTATCTTCTTGTCAAAATGATATTCAGTTTACTGAATCGACATGCTAAATCTGTTTATCTTAATGGATTGATTGCTGTATGTCAATGCCTTACTATAGAATTGCACATTTGGATAGTTAAGTTGATTTTAATTGTTAAAGCTATTATTACATAATGAGGTATATGTTGTGAAGTATTACTAAAATTTAGACTATCATTGTAAAAATTGCATGTTGATAATTTAATACAATTCACAGATTTATTTGCAATACAGTGACTAGAACGACTCAATTTATGCCTTTTGTGGTCATTATCAAGATCGGATACTTCTAATAAATCATTGTTTCTTAAGTGGTTAAGGACCAGGTTATTACTTATTAAGGTATTTTTGACTTATTCAAAATCATTATTACTGGTTAACATCAGTTACAAACCTATCTGGCCTTTGAATATTTTGATTAGTAGAATTGCATTTAGTACTGATTGTTGAGCAACTGATCTGTACATGCTACATTTCAGAACGAATATCTGAATTGGAGGTTATTATATGGTAAAAATGGTCTGAATATAATTTGATTCAATGTCTTACTAGTAGCCACTCAACATGATGTGTGAAAAGTGATGTTAAACAAAATCTAAAGAAATTTAGAGCTGGTTCATATTAGGTTTGGCTATCGATCTTATGTTTGAAGTTCTGAGATGATAATATCTTTTATTAAGAGCTTCTCAAAGATGCCTTGAACATTTAAGCCTCGTGTATTTCCTGATAATAATCTTCTTTACCAGCATTTGATCTGGAGTTGATTTGTATGCATTCAGGTGCAGGTTATAATGGAGGTTATGTCAATCCTGAAGCTAGTTATGCCACAAATGCTTATCATGCTTCTTATGGCATGAATCCAATGAATCCTGTAAGTTTCTGTATTTAGTGTATACCTAAATTTGTATGGCCATCCATCACTTGTAGTTCCTTGCTAAATTCTTCTATTCAGAATGTATATGGGGAATATTTTACTATCTTTTTACACATCAGGTGCAGTCTAGTGGAGAAGGTTATCCTCAATATGGACCTGGACCTGGTCAATGGGGTGCCTATGATGCACAACGAGCTCAGGGACACAGATAGAGTACTCCATGCTATGCTGATCTCTTAATTTCTTGCTGTGCACTGGTATTCAACATGAATATTTAGATTTTGATTTAAATTGCTATCTCATGAAACAACATCTAGACTAATATCCTCGTATTGTTTCTGGGAAATGTAATCTATGGAGCAAATATTGCAGTTTGACATTTATTTGGTATTTGCAAATGAATGTTTATTAAGTTTAAAAGTTCATGGCTGTCTTCTAGTTGTTTCTATGTGTTTTGGAGTTCTTTTTTTTCCAAATAATAGGAAATTATACTGGACACTTGAATGCCCGGATTGAGAATTCAACTATTTGCTAGGTTTTTCTTCTGTATACAATATGCTGTTTGTCAAGTAATAGGTGGTAACAAAATTGCTATTGATTAGTTTATTATTCActtgattgtatatatatatatattttttggtCAATGTTATTTGTGTATGCTGTATATTCAT
The sequence above is drawn from the Apium graveolens cultivar Ventura chromosome 2, ASM990537v1, whole genome shotgun sequence genome and encodes:
- the LOC141706558 gene encoding protein FLX-like 1 isoform X1; this translates as MAGRNRGGPPFAMKGTPHAGLPPGHEPPYGRNLGPVPHPAFLDEMRESQFRMDHRHLPPHPAIIEERLAAQHQDIQALLADNQRFAATHVALKQELEAAQHELQRTDHIARAMHAEKDMQMRELVDNAVKLEQELHGVEAMRAELMKLHADIKDLTADRQKLTAQVQAMSQEMGRATAELQQIPAVKAEIEGLKQELLRARATIEYEKKGYAENYEHGQMMEKKLVTMARELEKLRAEMANAEKRARAAAAVGNPGAGYNGGYVNPEASYATNAYHASYGMNPMNPVQSSGEGYPQYGPGPGQWGAYDAQRAQGHR
- the LOC141706558 gene encoding protein FLX-like 1 isoform X2, giving the protein MAGRNRGGPPFAMKGTPHAGLPPGHEPPYGRNLGPVPHPAFLDEMRESQFRMDHRHLPPHPAIIEERLAAQHQDIQALLADNQRFAATHVALKQELEAAQHELQRTDHIARAMHAEKDMQMRELVDNAVKLEQELHGVEAMRAELMKLHADIKDLTADRQKLTAQVQAMSQEMGRATAELQQIPAVKAEIEGLKQELLRARATIEYEKKGYAENYEHGQMMEKKLVTMARELEKLRAEMANAEKRARAAAAVGNPGYNGGYVNPEASYATNAYHASYGMNPMNPVQSSGEGYPQYGPGPGQWGAYDAQRAQGHR